The Glycine max cultivar Williams 82 chromosome 17, Glycine_max_v4.0, whole genome shotgun sequence genome contains the following window.
GAAGAATCCAATCCCTCCCACAAGATGAGATGTTGTTTGACCTGTTGATTTCCCCTGATAATGGTTCTTGTTTGCAATATGGAAACTGGTTGGATCATTGGTCTGGAATCAGTAGTTGTCATAGGCAATGGTATGTATGGTTGAGCATGGTTACCATGGCAAAGTTTCAGTTGTGAAATGTGAAAAACAGGATGAATTTTGGTGTTCTCTGGTAAGTCTAACTTGTAGGCCACTTTCCCAATCTTTTTAACAATTGTAAAAGGACCAAAGTAATGGAGGCTAAGTTTTTTATTCTTCCTCAGAGCAAGGGAATGTTGCCTATATGGTTGAAGCTTCACTAGAGCCTTGTCACCAATCTGAAATTCAACatgttttcttttcaaatcAGCATTCTTCTTTTGAATTTGTTGTGCCCTGAGTAAATGAGTCTTAAGCTGAGCCAAAATTTGATCTCTAAGCAGCAGTTGTTCTTGTACAGAGACTGGTTCATCATTAATAGGTGCATACCGAAGCAATTTTGGTGGGTCCCTTCCATAGACAGCTTTAAAGGGAGACATACCAGTGCTAGTATGGTAAGCAGTGTTATACCAATACTCAGCCCAGGGTAATAGCTTGACCCATTCCTTGGGGTTGTCAAAAGTGAAACATCTGGGATACATTTCAAGGCATTTGTTGAGTGCCTCAGAGTGACCATCTGTTTGTGGGTGGTAAGCTGTGGACATGGTCAAAGTTGTACCACTTAATTTCAGAAGATGTTGCCAAAATTGACTTGTAAATACCTTATCCCTATTAGAAACTATAGTCTTAGGGATACCATGTAGTTTGACTACCATGTTCATGAAGGTTTCTGCAACTTGCTTACTGTTATAGTCACTTTTTAGTGTTGCAAAGTGAGCATATTTAGATAATCTGTCCACAACTACATAGATCACTGTATAGCCATGAGATGGAGGTAACCCTGTAATGAAGTCCATAGCCAAATCCTCCCAGATTTGGTTGGGTATTGGCAACGGCTGTAGGAGTCCTGAGGGAAGAACAATAGCTGTTTTGGCTTGTTGGCAGACCAAACATTGTTGAACAAAGTCCTTGATGTCACCATGCATTCCAGACCAATAAAATTGGGAGGCAATTCTAGCCAAAGTTCTGGTATAACCAGCGTGTCCACCCATAGTAGAACTATGAAATTCCTTTAGTATTTGTTGGATCATATCATGgtttttgggaacaacaagtttACCCTTCCACAGTAGTAGCTTGTCTTGGACTGAATAGTGTGAATTGACTGACCCCTTTTAAGTGCAAGATGAAATAATAACTGCTAGGTCAGGGTCTGCAGCTTGTGCTTTCCGCAAGACCTCTATAAAGTGTATTTTTGTAGCTGACCAAGCCATGAAAAATGACCTGGATAGTGCATCAGCAGGGATATTCTCTTTCCCTGGTTTGTATTCAATAGTAAAATCATATCCAAGGAGCTTAGGTAGCCATGACTGTTGTTCAGGAGTTTGCAAGGCTTGTTCAGTGAGTGTTTTCAGGCTCTTTTGATCAGTTTGAATAATGAATTTATGGCCCAGCAAGTAATGTCTAAATTTGGAGATAGCCTCAGTGATAGCAAAAGATTCTCTAGAATAAGCAGATTGTTTCTGCATTCATGATGAGAGTTTCCTAGAGAAGAATGCAATGGGGCGTCCTTCTTGACTTAGGACAACTCCAATGCCATTTCCTGATGCATCAGTTTCCAAAATGAAAGGCTTTGCAAAATTAGGCAAGGCTAATTAATACAGGAGCCTTAGTAATTGCCTGTTTTAATGCTGTAAAAGCTACAGTAGCAGTGGGGTCCCATGTAAAACTGTCTTTCTTAAGAAGATTTGTGAGTACAGAAGCTGTGGATGCATAACCCTTTATGAACCTTCTATAATAACCAGTAAGTCCCAAGAAGCCTCTTAATTGTTTTAGATTCTGAGGAACTGGCCAATCAATTACAGCTTGCACTTTGTCTTTATCCATAGCCACACCTTCACCAGAAACAGTATGGCCTAGATATTCAACTTCAGTTAAACCAAATGCACATTTAGACAGCTTAGCAAATAATTGGTTATACTGCAGCACCTGTAAAACTGATTCTAGATGTTGCAGATGAGAATTCCAAGTAGGGTTGTATACTAGTATGTCATTAAAGAAGACAAGAACATATTTCCTCAATAAACCCCGGAACACATCATTCATCAAACTTTGAAAAGTTGCAGGGGAATTAGTGAGCCCAAAGGGCATCACGAGCCACTCATAATGGCCTTGATGAGTCCTAAAAGCAGTCTTGTATCTGTCCTCTTTGTTCATCAAAATCTGATGAAAGCCAGATCTAAGATCCAATTTGGAGAAAAATCTAGCTCCATACAACTCATCTATCAATTCATCTACAGTAGGTATAGGAAAACTATCTTTGATGATGATAGCATTTAAAGTCCTATAATCAGTGCAAAACCTCCATGTCCCATCTTTCTTTTTCACTAAAATGATAGGTGAGGAAAAAGGGCTTGTGCTGGGTGAAATAATACCTTCATTGAGCATGTCCTGAACCATCTTTTCAATTTGTTCCTTCTGACTATGGGGGTATCTGTATGGTTTGACTTTGACAGGTTGGGATCCTTGCATCAAGGGAATAGAGTGATTTTGAATTCTAGGAGGTGGTAATCCAACAGGAACAACAAAAACATCTTTGTAAGTGTGTAACAGAGTGGTTAGTGCAGGGTCCATATTTGGTGGAAGCTCCAGTAAGTGATCCTGAGGACCATGAAATCGTGTAAAGCAAAGGGAGTATAGTTCTGCAATTGAATGTGTATGCTGCAATCTCCTCAATTGATGGCATTGAGCTACGCTTGGTAACTGTAATTGATCTCCTTGCAACGTAATGAAGTGGTTGTTACTGAAGAATTTTAGAGTTAATTTGCTATAGTCTGAGATGTGTGGACCCAATGTAGACAGCCATGATGCACCCAGTACCACATCTGCTCCAGCTACTGGCAATAAGTAAGCAGGTAAAACCACGGAATGGCCTTGAATCTTAACCTCCAATTCTCTTATAAGTCCTTCCACAGTAAGAGCATTGCCATTCCCCACCAACACCTTGAACTCAGGGATAGGTTCAATTGGTAATTTCAGACAATGTGCAATTATGGGTTGTAAGGAGTTATCTGAACTTCCACTATCCAGCAAGATCTGTACCTGCATTCCATTAATCAATCCAGTGAATCGCATTGTTCCCAAACCTGATGATCCTTTTAAATTAAAGGATAAGTGCGGTTCAGTTTGTTGAGGCCGCTCCAGAGTAACCTCATCCAATTTCTCAATGGCACTTTCATCAAAAACTTCATCATCTTCTACTTGTAAGAGGAGATATTGTTTGTTAGGACATCGGTGAGCAGGAGTAAACTTGTCATCACAAGTGAAATAGAGTCCTTTCTCGCGCCTAAGCTACATTTCAGCGGCTGACATTTTCTTAATTTGGCTAGAGGTTGGGGGACTAGGGAGTAATGGTGGTAAACTTGAGGATTTCAGGGATTGAGAGACATTTTGGTTTGTGGTTGGATTTGGTTTTTGGTATGTGTATGGGCTTGTAGGTTGGTTATGGTTAAAATTGGTATGATAGTTCCTGACTTTATAAGAGTATTTTTCTTCATACAATTTTGCTAATGACACACATCTCAGCAATATAACAGAATTTTGAGCAATCACATCTCTTTTAATGTTAGGTTTGAGTCCTCCAACAAAACAATCCAGCAAGGCTTCCATCGTAACACCTTGAACCCGATTAGCCAATgctgtaaatttcacataataaTCTTGAACCATAGTTTCTTGCTGTAATTTGAACAAGTCAGATCTAGCACATTCATATGGTGAAGGGCCATATTCCAATTTCAGAACTCTAGTGAATGTAGTCCAAGAAGGAAAAGCATTATCGCGggattgcatttgaaaacaaggAACAACTTCCTTATCAAGATGAACAGCAACAATAATCAAACGTTGCTCATCCGGAGTAtggtagtaattaaaaaattgctCAGCCTTGAATATCCATTGTAAAACATCAGATCCATCAAATCTAGGAAAATCTAGTTTGACATTTTGAACCTGAAGTGGTGGATTCGAAGGTCCTGAATTGTTCCTAAGCAAGGAGGTGATGTGTGATTCAATTGTTTCAAATCTAGTATCCTGATCATTTTCTCTCATTGTTAAATGCTCAAGGAGTGATTTCAACTCTTGGTCACGCGATTCCATCATCTCTGCAAGTTTCTTGATGTCCACCAGAAGATCTTTGAGGCGAGCTACCTCTGCCGTGAGTTTCTTCATGTGTGTGTTCTCCGCCATGAAGAGATAAAAGCACCAATTGTAAAGtatattagaaatataaaacaGGCCAAGCAACAAAAATGGAAATAGGAGATTGTATCATAAAAGGACACTGATAATTTTCTTAGTATTGCAGAATTCGTTACagcaaaatgattaaaaataaactgCATCCCAAactgaataaaatatttacttttaaattagttAAGAATTTATTCAATCTTATTTTCTAGACATCATGCTTAAATTCAGGGACAAAAATTACTATTgagatttttttctctttttaactaTTCTTTGTCTTCCCTTTGAAGAttttacgaataaaaaaaaaggatacatATATCTATATACATGCATTATGCAAAAGGATAACGGATCCCATCGACCAGAGAATCAGAATCATATTCTCCATAAGAATCATAGTCAAAAGGACCCAAGAATCTAATTAATTTGGACTGGGTGAGAATAAGAATTAATGCaactttagaagaaaaaaagtagttGCATACTTACATATAActataaaatcattttctaCAAGAATGTTATTATAACAGTTTCTTTAGAATCATATCTAGCGCGCTAATAGCTACCAGGTGTCATTACTCATTACTATGTGATATAGCTTCTTCAAGAAGTTGTTATATATCTTAGCCGAAatacagaagaaaaaaagaaatgaaaaacaaagaacaatatctaaaagacaaaaaaacatcTAGCatacctaataataataattaagatttatgACTAGATAGACCCCGTGAGACTCTTGCTAGCTAGCTATATAAATCTTTTCGTCTTggcattttaaaaaacatagccCACTCATCTCCATAAACACACTTAATTAGCATCGGTGACCTTAGAGAAATAACACAGATAAGATCAAAATGCCAATATTCATCCCTGCCATGACTGAGCACAAGGCCCTACCTCCGAATAACACATATAAGCATGTGTTTATCCCGCCCGTGCCTGGGTACAGGCACCTACCTCCGAATATAATCGTCACCGAAAATCAAATAAGGGAAATATTGAGAAAAGCAGATAGTAATGGAGACGGTCGTTTGAGCAAAGAAGAACTTAAGAAAGCTTTCATAGAATTTGGATCCAAGATGCCCGGATGGAGAGCATGTCGTCTTCTAAGGAAAGCTGACACCAACCACGACGGAGTACTCACCATGGAAGAACTTGACACCATTGTTGATTTTGCTCTTGCTAGGTACACATTCAGGAAGTAAATATATATGCATGATATGATATCATCGCGCCCATATGCCTTAATCCCAAAGCATCTAAATGAGGCGCATGTACGTCtataactaattatttatgGTAGAATAATATGAGCTAGCAGGCTATATGATCGGCCTCTACTTTGTATAATCAAAACTAGGATATAATGGAAGCATGTTTGCTTCTTGGTCGGGTAGATATCTTTACCAGTATTAGGTTTAGGTCATGTCAGATGGAATTGGTGTACAGTGCACTTGTCAATCCATCAATAAGAGCATGTCGTCTTCTAAGGAGAGCAGACGCCAACCACGATGGAGTACTCACCATCGAAGAACTTGACACCATTGTTGATTTTGCTCTTGCTAGGTACAAGTTCAGGAAGTAAAAATGCATGATATAATATCATCACGCCCATATGCAAGCAATAATCGGGTTTTACTACACCCGAAAGCATCTAAATGAGGCGCATGCATGTTTATATATGTACATATAAGCTAATAATAATGGTAAAAGATGAGCTACCTATGATGGAGAATCATGTTTGGTTGTTCCTCGGGTTGATAACTTAATCCGTATTTAGGTTTAGGTCAAGTCTGATCAAGTGAATCTGACTTATTTACTAAGGATGCTTTTAGAAGTTGGATCAAGTTAAGTTTCAGCTTATCTTATGAGATAGTATTTGTATAAGTGTTTTCTTGTCGTAATTTTTCAGAACTTATTTTCAggttatttcaatattttctctagcttacaaatataaaaataatttaacaatatttCTGCCTCAAATATTATAGAAACAACTTAACATAAGAAtttacatgataaatattttttaaaatttattaaattaaaaaagtcatACTTCAGTTATTTAAAGtcttttaaatattacaaaCCGACCTATTTATGTAAACACATGTAGTATAATAAAAGTTTAGTTTATAGATATtatcaatattataattttttacaaacatttgataaaatttactttatttccacaatattatatatattaataaataagatgatatgacagaataatataataaattttattcgatatgttttttattagccaaaataatattataaaaacaagGGTCCGGTATAAGCGATATGATTTCCTACCAAAAGAGTACACAAACCAAAGAACTCCGAAAGAGTTTCTCACTTTAATCTCTCATATTTattcattctattttattttttttactctacacAAACTGATAGAGAGACAGCCTTTTATAggcaaaacaaaacaataaaataaaaacacttaatAAGTAACCAGTCTGATTAGCTTTAGAAATATTGTAGGTCGTTCAGTTAGGTGGTGAAGGAAATTTCCAACATTTACAGTATTCTTGAATCTACtttaaagtaaattattttaatgataattaacTAAGATTAATGGGCAGTGCAGCACCTGTAATGTTtgaatttaacttttcaaactTCTCCAAACTTCTAGTAAAGCaacgatttttattttttttagcttgATTTAATTAACAGGACAAATTGTATTTATTAGAGTAAATTACAATAATTTCTCAAAGtctgaaatttattttgattacacATACATCTCCTTTTTCATCTTATATAAAAccttttaactttttcatttttattacagTGACACCTAGCTTCAATTCTTGCTTTGCTAATTAATCTTTGCGAATCAAGAATACTTGATCATTCAGTCTTGAGTCTTGTAGATCTAATTTCCTTTCAGGTTTTTCATCTCTCTCGTGATTGTTCAATTCTTAACATCATTCATACCATGGAGGAGAAAAACactaaatagtaaataat
Protein-coding sequences here:
- the LOC121173887 gene encoding uncharacterized protein, which produces MAENTHMKKLTAEVARLKDLLVDIKKLAEMMESRDQELKSLLEHLTMRENDQDTRFETIESHITSLLRNNSGPSNPPLQVQNVKLDFPRFDGSDVLQWIFKAEQFFNYYHTPDEQRLIIVAVHLDKEVVPCFQMQSRDNAFPSWTTFTRVLKLEYGPSPYECARSDLFKLQQETMVQDYYVKFTALANRVQGVTMEALLDCFVGGLKPNIKRDVIAQNSLRREKGLYFTCDDKFTPAHRCPNKQYLLLQVEDDEVFDESAIEKLDEVTLERPQQTEPHLSFNLKGSSGLGTMRFTGLINGMQVQILLDSGSSDNSLQPIIAHCLKLPIEPIPEFKVLVGNGNALTVEGLIRELEVKIQGHSVVLPAYLLPVAGADVVLGASWLSTLGPHISDYSKLTLKFFSNNHFITLQGDQLQLPSVAQCHQLRRLQHTHSIAELYSLCFTRFHGPQDHLLELPPNMDPALTTLLHTYKDVFVVPVGLPPPRIQNHSIPLMQGSQPVKVKPYRYPHSQKEQIEKMVQDMLNEGIISPSTSPFSSPIILVKKKDGTWRFCTDYRTLNAIIIKDSFPIPTVDELIDELYGARFFSKLDLRSGFHQILMNKEDRYKTAFRTHQGHYEWLVMPFGLTNSPATFQSLMNDVFRGLLRKYVLVFFNDILVYNPTWNSHLQHLESVLQVLQYNQLFAKLSKCAFGLTEVEYLGHTVSGEGVAMDKDKVQAVIDWPVPQNLKQLRGFLGLTGYYRRFIKGYASTASVLTNLLKKDSFTWDPTATVAFTALKQAITKAPVLISLA
- the LOC106796711 gene encoding calmodulin-like protein 4, producing the protein MPIFIPAMTEHKALPPNNTYKHVFIPPVPGYRHLPPNIIVTENQIREILRKADSNGDGRLSKEELKKAFIEFGSKMPGWRACRLLRKADTNHDGVLTMEELDTIVDFALARYTFRK